Part of the Geovibrio ferrireducens genome, AGCGGGAATAAGGCGTGCGATGGATGCATGGGACAGAGTGTTCATAAGGGCTGAGGCAATTCTGGGCACAAACAAGGAAACAGAGAAAAACGCAATGAAGGAGAAGCTGGTCAGTATGCTTATGGGCAGGGATCAGCGGATAATATACCTCGTAAACCGCCATTTCAGCCTCGCTGACATGCTGGAAATAAAAAACCGCATGATAGGCACAGGATTCATAGGGGGCAAGGCGGCAGGCTTCCTGCTGGCCCGCAGGATTCTGGAAAGAAAGCGCGGCAGACCCTTTGAAAAGTATATGGAACCGCATGATTCGTTCTTCATCGGCTCTGATGTCTTCCATTCATTCATAGTGCACAACGGCTGGTGGGATCTCTTCATGGAGCAGAAAACTCCCGAAGGCTATTTCAGAGCCGGAAGAAGGCTCGAAAAGCTTTTCCCTCAGGGGAAACTGCCGCCTGAAATCAAATCAAGAATCAGGGAAATGCTGGACTACTTCGGGCAGTACCCCATTGTTGTCCGTTCAAGCAGCCTTCTTGAGGACGGCTACGGCAACGCCTTTGCAGGCAAATACGAAAGCTTCTTCTGCTCCGTCATGGGTTCGCCGGAGGAAAGGTATGAGGACTTTTTCCGCTGCATGAAGCTGATATACGCCAGCGCCATGAGCAGGGACGCTCTGGAATACAGGCGCAACAGAGGTCTTGAGGATGCGGATGAGCAGATGTCGCTCCTTGTGCAGAGAGTTTCCGGCAGCTATCAGGATCACTATTACTATCCGCATGCGGCGGGCGTGGGTCTCTCCTACAACACCTATGTGTGGAACAGAAACATAGATCCCGAAGCGGGTATGCTCCGTATAGTCATGGGGCTGGGAACAAGGGCTGTGAACCGGGTGGAGGGCGATTACCCCAGAATAGTTTCCCTCTCCGACCCGGAGATGATCCCCCTCTCGGACATACATAACAAAATGCGCTACTCACAGAGGGATCTGGACGTTCTGGATGTTCAGAAGGACGGCAAACACTGTGTGTCGCTTATGCAGATAACAAAGGGGGAGCTCAACTTCGACCTGAATGAGTTTGCCCTCCGTGATTTCGAGACGGAACGCAGGCTTGAGGAGCGGGGCAGGCTTAAGCAGCACATATGGATTCTCACCTTCCAGAAGCTTCTGCGCGGCTCATTCCCGGAAGTGATGAAAAAAATGATGAACAGCCTTGAAGCGGAATATAAGAATCCGGTGGAGATAGAATTTACCCTAAACTTCACAGAAAACTCGGAATACGTGATAAACCTTCTCCAGTGCCGCCCTGTTCAGAAAAGCACCCGGAGCGGGGCGGTGCACAAGCTCGGCGATACTCAGCACAACAGGATTCTCCTTGAATCAAACGGTCACTTCATGGGCGGAAACGTTCATATATCCGTCCACTGGCTGGTGTTTGTGGATGCTGAGAAATACTCAGCCCTCAGCCTGACCGAAAAATACGATACTGCAAAGGCCATATCGATGATAAACAAAAGCGTCCGCGCTCTGGGCAAAAACGCTGTCCTCTTCGGTCCCGGCAGATGGGGGACAAGCACACCCTCCCTCGGCGTACCCATTGTTTTTGCGGATATAAACAGCTTCGCCGCAATATGCGAAATGGAGTATGATGCCGGCGGGCTTTACCCTGAGCTCTCCTTCGGCTCGCACTTTTTTCAGGATCTCGTGGAAAACGGCACATTTTACATGGCACTTTTCACGGAAAAAAAAGAGAGCATGATAAATTTTGTTGAGATAGAACGCTTTAAGGAAATATCCGGCACAATTGTCGAGGCTGAACCACATATCGCTGATGTTATTAAAATTTACGATACTGATGGAAGAGCCTTCCTCAACTCTGACATAGAAACCCAGAAAGCGGTCATTCTCGCCTGAACCGTTACCATCCGCTCACTTTGCACTTCTTAACAATCGCCCATAAAGAAATGTGCCATATTATTGTTTAGCAAGCAAAGGGAAGGTGGAACTTATGGAGCGCAAACTGTTTCTGCATCTGTTTTTGAACATTTCAAAACTTCTGGAAGACCGGATTCGTGAAGACCTTGATCCCATGGGCATATTCCACGGGCAGGGTAAAGTCCTCGCCGAGTTATACAAAAATGACGGCATGACCCAGATAAGTATAGCCAAAACCCTCGGCATATCACCTGCGACCGTCACTAATATGGTGAAAAGAATGGAAGCGGGCGGTCTGGTAAAACGCTACAGTGACAAACACGACGACAGAGTTATCCGCGTTCACCTCACCAAAGAGGGGAACAGGTCTGCGGAGAAAGTTATTGAAGTCTGGGAAAATATAGACGGCTACATCAGAACTCTGATGCCTGAAACAGACCTTGAGTCACTTCACAAGGTGCTGGATAAATTAAGATTCGGTCTCGGCGGAACAGACGAAGGGTGTGAATCAGACTGTAGGGAATCTGTTTTACAGTCCTGATTTAACAGCAAAAATCCGCGTGTCGGATTGATGCACACGCTCGCGGGCGGATGAACCGCCCTTCGCTGCGCACGGCGCAGTGTCTTTTCTTAATAATTCAAAATTTACCATCCATGGAAATTTTGAATACACGCTCGCGGGCGGGATAAACCCGCCCTTCGCTGCGCACGGCGCAGTTCCATCCATGGAACTGTTTTACCATGGAACTGTTTTGCGTCATTGCGAACCCTGCAAGGGTGAAGCAATCTCTCAGTATATTAGAGACTGCCGCGTCAGGCTGTGCCTTCCTCGAAGTGACCCAATACGCCGCATAAGCGGGGTAATGCGGAAGAAACCCATAAATATCATATTTATACAAGCTTCGATAACCATAGAAATATGTGATACCTGCCCACACAGGTACAGCGGCACAGTGATGTCTGCAAAATTATTCCGCATTTAAACATTTGTCATAAAAGCACTTTCCCACACCAACCCTTTTATGGGTTCCGTTCTCAAGATTGTCCTCCCTACTTTACCCCGGCTTTTTCCACGCTTTGTTACTTGTTGCCTGAAAGCAACAAGTGTGGTACTGTGCAGTATACATATAAATAGTGATGCATACTCACTATAAACATGTATATTGATGCATAAAACAAACAATAAAGGCTGATGCCTTAAATTTGAGAAGGGGTAAAATGTTTATTAAAGCTGACCTGAGCAGAGTATTTGACGGAGTTCCGGTTGCTGTTCATTCAATTAATCCCGAAGGTGTGTTTGAATACGCAAATACCAGTTGGCTGAACCTTTTCGGTTATCCTGAATCTGAAGTTCTGGGAAAACACCTGACCGATTTTATTCACCCGGACTACAGGACAAAGGCGGAAAACAAATTCCGCGAATTTACCGAAAAAGGCGAGCTTGAAATGCTGCACATGAAATTCATAAGGAAAGACGGAAGTGAGATCAAAACTTCCATACACTCCTTCGCTGTGTACGGAAGCAGCGGCACATTCATGCGCTCGTACGCTTTTGTCGAGCCTTACAATGTCCAGCCTGAGCACACAAACTCCTGCCCTATGCCCACCCAGGCGGATGTGAAAAATGAGTTTGTAAACGAGCTTCTGGCAGCAATATCCCACCACTGGCGTCAGCCGCTCAACGCACTTGGGCTGAATATACAGAACCTTTCAGAGTCCTTCACCTCCTCAGAGCACGAGGAAATGTTCAAAGAGTTTGAAAACATCAGCATGTCCATTATTCTGGAAATGTCAGAAACAATAGACACATTTAAAGATTTCTTCCGTGTGCAGGAGGACGGCTGGTTCAGCATATCAAAAGCTGTGGGGCAGACTCTGAGCATGTATGACTCGCTCCTGAAAGAATCCGGTGTTGCGGTATGCGTAACCTGCAACTGCGAAGAAGGGCAGACAGTTTTCACACCGGAGCACAGGCCTGTCTGCTCCGGTTTATGCAAGCTGGCATCAGGCAGCGAGATAAACTTCAAACAGGTGATGATGCATCTGCTGAGCAATGCTGTAAACGCTATAAAACGCTCAGGACAGATTCACGGAAAAATACACATCAATATCACAAACTTTAAAGGCGGGAAAACAGTCGAGGTCGTAAACAACGGCGGAGGCATAAGCAAGGAGATAATGGAGCGGATCTTCGAGCCTTATTTCACCACCTCTGAGGTGGGGCAGAACAAGGGGCTGGGGCTTTACCTCGCCAAGACCCTTGTGGAAAAATCCCTCGGCGGAACACTGAAATGCACTGCCGAAAAAAGCACAACGACCTTCACAGTCGCAATAAAATAGCTACTCCAGCCGCCGCCTGAAAAGCACTCCTGCCAGTGTCAGGTTCAGGGCGGCTATATACACAAGGGGCAGAGCGTTTGCAAAAACATTTGCCGCGCTCATATCTTTCAGATAAACCCCTTTAAGCACAATAAGAAAATGCTTAAGGGGATTTATCTGCATTACAGCCTGAAGCCATGAGGGCATGTTTTCAAAAGGAGCGGCAAAGCCTGAGAGAGCCACAGCGGGAACCATGAACACAAATGCGCCGAGTATCGCCTGCTGCTGGGTCTTTGCCAGTGATGATATAAAAAGACCTATCCCCGTAACCGAAAGCGCAAATACAAACAGCGCAGCATAAAGCATCAGCACAGAGCCTCTGAAAGGAACGCCGAAAACAAAATACGAAAACAGAAGAATAACGCTCCCCTGAGTCATCCCCACAGCCATGGGGGGAACTGTTTTGCCGGCAAGGATCTCCCATGGCATAAGCGGAGAGACCAGAAGCTGATCAAATGTCCCCTGTTCCCTCTCTCTGGCAACTGAAAGAGATGTCAGCACGATCGTTCCCACCATGGTGAGTATCCCCATCAGTGAAGGTACATTAAACCACATATAGATAAGATTTTCATTATAGAAACTCCGCCCGCTCACCACCGCGGGGAGCGGCTTTCCGCCTGCCTTTTGCCTCAGCTCATCAGAGTATGTATTGATCACTGCGCTGATATAGCCCATTACAATCTGCGATGCATTGGACCTCCGTCCGTCCAGCAGAATCTGGATCTTCCCCTGTTCCCCTGCCTCTATCCTGCGGGAGAAGTCCTGCGGAATGCTGAGAACCGCAAGAACATCCTGCTCATCAATTGCGCTGTCAGCCTGCCCGTGGCTGTTCAGAAAAACCACCCTGCCGAATGTCTTTGAACCTGCAAACCTCTGCACAAGCTCATAGCCGTGCTTTCCGCCGTCCGAATTGTTTATTCCCAACGCAACATTTTTCACCTCCAGAGTGGCGGCGAATGAGAATATAAAAAGCTGAACAGTCAGCGGAGCAATGAGCACTATGCGGCTTTTCGGGTCACGCCATACTGCATGTATCTCTTTTATCATCAGTGCCTTTATTCTGTTCAGCCTGCCCATGTCCGCCTCAATCCAGAGTCTTTCGGGTTTTTGCCGCGGTTACAGCAAAAAATGCAGCAGCTATAATGGCAATGGCTGCGGTGTTTATAATGAGCAGGTTTTTAACGTTCCCGGCGAGAAAAAGGGTCTGGAGGTCTGTCACAAAGTATCTCGCAGCAAAA contains:
- a CDS encoding PEP/pyruvate-binding domain-containing protein, which codes for MNAKQERVKTGLSGLDSVIDCLRMGDNVVWNVPSFAEYAAFVRPFARQAVADGRKLCYIRFADHPPLVEDDEAEVFSLEADTGFGQFAEHAHRIVKDQGKGVFYIFDCLSYLLSSWASDNSVANFFRIICPFLYKLDTVAFFAVYKNHHSSETINRIRETTQVMMEIYNDGANLYAHPQKVFERTSPTMFLPHRFESAENFTPVKNSLEATSLFRTLCTAPGAGIRRAMDAWDRVFIRAEAILGTNKETEKNAMKEKLVSMLMGRDQRIIYLVNRHFSLADMLEIKNRMIGTGFIGGKAAGFLLARRILERKRGRPFEKYMEPHDSFFIGSDVFHSFIVHNGWWDLFMEQKTPEGYFRAGRRLEKLFPQGKLPPEIKSRIREMLDYFGQYPIVVRSSSLLEDGYGNAFAGKYESFFCSVMGSPEERYEDFFRCMKLIYASAMSRDALEYRRNRGLEDADEQMSLLVQRVSGSYQDHYYYPHAAGVGLSYNTYVWNRNIDPEAGMLRIVMGLGTRAVNRVEGDYPRIVSLSDPEMIPLSDIHNKMRYSQRDLDVLDVQKDGKHCVSLMQITKGELNFDLNEFALRDFETERRLEERGRLKQHIWILTFQKLLRGSFPEVMKKMMNSLEAEYKNPVEIEFTLNFTENSEYVINLLQCRPVQKSTRSGAVHKLGDTQHNRILLESNGHFMGGNVHISVHWLVFVDAEKYSALSLTEKYDTAKAISMINKSVRALGKNAVLFGPGRWGTSTPSLGVPIVFADINSFAAICEMEYDAGGLYPELSFGSHFFQDLVENGTFYMALFTEKKESMINFVEIERFKEISGTIVEAEPHIADVIKIYDTDGRAFLNSDIETQKAVILA
- a CDS encoding MarR family winged helix-turn-helix transcriptional regulator translates to MERKLFLHLFLNISKLLEDRIREDLDPMGIFHGQGKVLAELYKNDGMTQISIAKTLGISPATVTNMVKRMEAGGLVKRYSDKHDDRVIRVHLTKEGNRSAEKVIEVWENIDGYIRTLMPETDLESLHKVLDKLRFGLGGTDEGCESDCRESVLQS
- a CDS encoding PAS domain-containing sensor histidine kinase; amino-acid sequence: MFIKADLSRVFDGVPVAVHSINPEGVFEYANTSWLNLFGYPESEVLGKHLTDFIHPDYRTKAENKFREFTEKGELEMLHMKFIRKDGSEIKTSIHSFAVYGSSGTFMRSYAFVEPYNVQPEHTNSCPMPTQADVKNEFVNELLAAISHHWRQPLNALGLNIQNLSESFTSSEHEEMFKEFENISMSIILEMSETIDTFKDFFRVQEDGWFSISKAVGQTLSMYDSLLKESGVAVCVTCNCEEGQTVFTPEHRPVCSGLCKLASGSEINFKQVMMHLLSNAVNAIKRSGQIHGKIHINITNFKGGKTVEVVNNGGGISKEIMERIFEPYFTTSEVGQNKGLGLYLAKTLVEKSLGGTLKCTAEKSTTTFTVAIK
- a CDS encoding ABC transporter permease, with product MGRLNRIKALMIKEIHAVWRDPKSRIVLIAPLTVQLFIFSFAATLEVKNVALGINNSDGGKHGYELVQRFAGSKTFGRVVFLNSHGQADSAIDEQDVLAVLSIPQDFSRRIEAGEQGKIQILLDGRRSNASQIVMGYISAVINTYSDELRQKAGGKPLPAVVSGRSFYNENLIYMWFNVPSLMGILTMVGTIVLTSLSVAREREQGTFDQLLVSPLMPWEILAGKTVPPMAVGMTQGSVILLFSYFVFGVPFRGSVLMLYAALFVFALSVTGIGLFISSLAKTQQQAILGAFVFMVPAVALSGFAAPFENMPSWLQAVMQINPLKHFLIVLKGVYLKDMSAANVFANALPLVYIAALNLTLAGVLFRRRLE